Genomic segment of Streptococcus pneumoniae:
GCCTCATGAGTTTTCCGCCCTAGCTTACTGGTAGCAAGCGCCATAAATGGCAGGGGAATCACCGCAATCAAGGTCATTTGCCAAGAAATAGTGAAAAACATGGTGATCAGAGTCACCAAAGCCGTAATGGAAGCATCCACTGCCGACATAACACCGCCACCTGCCAAACGAGTTAAAGAGTTGATATCATTGGTCGCATGCGCCATTAAGTCTCCCGTCCGGTATTTCTGATAAAAAGACGGAGACATTTTTGTAAAATGCTCAAACAAACGATAGCGAATGATTTGCCCCAAACGGTAAGAAGTCCCTAAAATATACATCCGCCAAATATAACGTAACCCATACATGGCAAATGCAGCAAGAATCAAATAAAAGAGCTGCAAAAGCAGATCTCCCTTCGTCAAATCACCACGCGTAATAGCATCAATGACAGACCCCATAATTTTCGGTGGAATCAAATTTAAAACAGCGACCAAGCTCAAGGAAGCAATTCCGATGAGATAGCGCCGTTTTTCCTCCTTAAAAAACCACCAGAGATTTTTAATAATCGACATGAATTTTCTTTCTATTGCTCTGATTTTTTAAGCATACTTTTTCTATTATATCATAAATTGTAAGAGAAGATTCATACTAAGATTTTCCAAAAATAGAACAGAGAAGAAATGCTGGCTCTTCTCTGTTAATTTTTCAATAAATGGACGTCAGAAATCTCAATCATCATTTAAAGCAGCAAATTGGGGCGCTAACTCTCCCAATCTGTCTCGCCTAGCGGTCTGTTTTTTCATCGTCCTACTCCTCGTCTAATTGTGCATATTCTTCATCACTCACAGCCTCGTAAAATTCACTTTTTCCTGCAGTGATAACGATGTGTTCAAACCAGCTATCCTTTGTCGCTCCGTGCCAGTGTTTGACACCCTTATCCGTCACAATAACATCTCCTGCTGTCAGACGACGAGCGGATTTTCCCTCTTCTTGGTACCACCCCTCACCCCCTGTCACTAAAAGAATCTGATAACCATCTACATGGACATGCCAGTGGTTGCGGCAACTCGGCTCAAACGTCACATTTGCAACGGCCACTTGTCCATCTGGTGCTTGAGCCAGTATGTCTAAGTAGGACTGACCTGTAAAGACAGCTTGGTAGGCTTCGTTTTTATCCCCCATTTTAAAGGGACTTTCTTGTCTCAACATTGCTAAATCTGCCATCTCTATTCTCCTTTTTTAAACAAGTTTCCCTCCATCTCCACCATGACTTTCTCATAGTTAGCAATCTTATAGTCCAGTCGGCTGATAGCTGCTAATAGCTCATCCGCCTTTTTCTGCAATTTTTCGCGTTCCTCCATTAAAATCGAACGACGCTCTGCAAGATGTTGCTCTTCTCCATCCTGACACAAGCTAATATAGTCAATCAGGCTCTCAACCGACACCCCTGCACTCCTAAAACATCGAACAAATTCGAGCGCCGCCAAATCTCGTTCGCTAAAATCACGAATGCCAGCACTATTTCTCTGAACCTTTGGAATCAAGCCAATCCGCTCATAATACCGAATCGTATCGCTTGACAAACCGGATAATTCACTGGCTTTTTTGATATTCATCTAACCACCTCTTTTCTTTACTTAGTATATACCTTGGAGTAGACTCTAAGTCAAGTATTTTCAAAAAAAGAGACTGAGCACTATGTTCTCAGTCTCTAATCGATTAACGAATTTGTTCAAAATGAAGATGAACAGCAATGTGCTCACCATAGCCACTGCGCTCTAAATCGCGCTGCAAACGGTAAGAAATATAATGCTCTGCAATGGTGATGTAGCCAGCACCCAATAAGCGGTGTTCTACCATAGATTGAATCATGCTAATGGTGGCACGTTCTACCTTGGCATCTTCCAAATCCAAGACAACTTTTTTTGTGACTTGAGCTAGGTTTTGACGCAAATCATCTGTCAGGACATAGACGGTTTGCGCTGCCTTTAAAATCGCTTGATAAATCTTATCTGGGTTAAATTCAGTAATTTGCCCATCTCGTTTAATCACTTGCATGGTCTTCCTCTTTTCTATCAGTCATTTCAACCTATTATACCATACTTAGCGTTATTTTTCCATTGCTGCAATAACAGCTTTCGCTTCTTCTTCTGTACAAGCAACCAGTGGCAAGCGCAGTGGTCCTACCTCAAATCCTTGGTGATTGAGGACTGCTTTTAACGGTGCTGGGCTAGTTGTTGAAAAGAGCGCATCTACTTTTGGCAATAATTTGCGTTGAATGTTAGCTGCTTCTGCCACATCTCCCTTGTCCAACGCCTCAAACATAGCATGGAAATCATCCCCGTTTGTGTGAGCTGCTACACTAATCACCCCTTGAGCTCCAAGTGCTTTAGCGTGGAAAGCCTCGCCATCTTCTCCTGTATAGACCAGAAAATCTTCTGGCGCATTTTCTACCAGATTCGAAATGGTGGCTACACCTGTACAATCCTTAATCGCAATGATGTTGGGATGCTCAGCCAAACGGAGAGACGTTTCCACCGTCAAACCAGCCACGGTGCGCCCAGGTACATTGTAGACCATAATCGGTAGACTGCTAGCATCAGCAATCGCCTTGTAATGCTGATAAAGCCCTTCTTGCGTTGGCTTATTGTAATAAGGTGTGACTGCAAGCCCAGCTGCAAATCCGCCAAAGGCTGCTACCTCACGCGCAAATTCAATCGAATCTCTTGTATCATTCGTTCCAATACCTGCGATCAAAGGCACACGACCAGCGACGATGCGTTGCACTTCTGCAAAGAGTTCCAACTCTTCCTCGTGGGTGAGTGTTGGACTTTCTCCCGTTGTCCCTGCCAAAATCAAACCTTCTGTATGGTGGGCAAGGAGGTGTTCAATCAACTTAGGCAATGCCTTAAAGTTGATACTTCCGTCTTCATGAAAAGGCGTAACGAGCGCCGTAATAATGCGTGCTTTTCTCAATTCTTCTAGTGACATTGTTTCCTCCTAAGTGATGATATTGTCATGTAATTTGCTTATTTTAATTCAAAAACGACTTCTTGCGTCGGACGAACCAAACCACGTTCGTGCAGGGTTTCAGCGATTTGAACAGAGTTCCAAGCTGCACCTTTCAAGAGATTGTCTGATACAACCCACATGTGAATCCCTTTTTCAGCATCCAAGTCGCGACGAATCCGACCGACAAAGGTTTCACGCTTGCCCACCGCATTGATAGCTTGTGGGTAGATTTGGTGCGCCACATCGTCTTCCAAGACAGCGCCTGGGAAGGCTGCGATTGCGGCTTTTACTTCATCAATCGGTGCTACTTCTTTGGTTTCAATATAGACAGATTCTGAATGAGCTGACAAGACCGGAATGCGGACGCAGGTCGCAGAAACAGCGATACTGTCGTCTTCCATGATTTTCTTGGTTTCCTTAGTCATTTTCATCTCTTCATAGGTGTAATCATTGTCCGTAAAGACATCGATCTGTGGCAGCGCGTTAAAGCCGATTGGATAATGCTTCTTGTCACCACCAGACGGTAGGATATTCGCTTCTACATCTTTTGGTGCTACACCGTCATTTAAGACCGCACGCAGTTGCGCTTGGGTTTCCAAAATCGCACCCATACCTGCTCCAGAAACAGCCTGATAGGTTGATACAATCACACGGTCCAAGCCCCATTTTTGACGAATAGGCTCTAGGGCAATCATCATCTGAATGGTTGAACAGTTTGGACAGGCGATAATTCCCTTGTGAGCATCAAGCGCATGCGCATTGACTTCAGGCACGACAAGTGGCACATCAGGATTTTGACGGAAATAAGACGTATTATCAACGACAACCGCTCCTGCCTTGACCGCATACGGCGCATACTTAGCAGAAGTTGATCCACCTGCTGAAAAGAGCGCAATATCGACACCTTCAAAAGCATCTTCTGTCGTTTCTTCAATGGTTACATCTTGTCCCTTGAACTGCAAGACCTTGCCTGCTGAACGAGCAGATGCCAAATAACGAACCTTATCAATCGGCAAAGTTGACTCTTCCAACATCTGAATCATTTGCGCCCCAACGGCACCAGTTGCACCAACAACAGCTACTGTATATCCCATAATTTACCTCTTTTTTGAATTTTCTAAAAATTTGTATATGCTTGTTATTATACACTTTTTTTGAGTAAATGAAAAGATATTGATTGAAAAATATTTGAAAAAATTCCATTCCTTTATCGAGCCTCAGCCAAGGCTAAACTATCATGCAATCCGAAAACAGAATTACCTATGATATTCAGAACTAAATCGGCTACACTTTTTCTTGATACATATTGACTGTAAAATGGCTCAAAGCATCCTGTTACAACATGGTCAAGATGATGCTTATCATGTAGGCAGGGAATGTGAATGATCATGTAGTCAAGTCCAGAATTTACGACCAGCTGTTCTGACTGACAAAGTTCTTCAAATACATCATCAATCGCTTCTTGGTTAGCCAGTCCAAATTCGCCTTCTACTTCATGATAAATCCCCATAGCATTGGACGACAACAGATGTCTAACTTGATATCTCTTCATAGAAGAAATGACAATCGATGTCACCCTACTATCTGGTGTAATATCAACCGGTGCTACATAAACAATAGCTTCTCCTTTCATCGCTTGATCCATCACTCTAGCATCCTCTATGCCACCTTCAAGTAAGGTTACACAACTGTGATTTGCCCATTTTGCTAGTCGTTTACTCTTTCTCAAGACCAGAGTCATATGAACATCCTCAAATCTCGGCTGAGATAATAGTTCTTTTGTGACGATTTGTGCAATACGGCTATACACGTATAGTTGTTTAGTTTTGATTTAGTACGAGGCAATGAGTCACAAGTATAACTGGATTTAGATAAGACGAGGTAATGACGTAATAAATGAAAACTAAACAACCATAAGATGATCTATTCTAACACTTAGAACATACTCTAAGTCAAGTAAGAAGGACAACAAAAAATCCTCCTTTCAAATCATGAAAAGAGGACGTTTGTTATAACCCATTATAGGATTTCACCATTTGAGGCAATGACTTCCTTGTACCAATAAAAACTGTCTTTCGGCGTGCGATTAAAAGTGCCATTCCCTGCATCGTCCTTATCGACATAGATAAATCCATAGCGCTTGCGCATTTCACCAGTACCTGCTGAAACTAAGTCAATACAGCCCCACGTCGTATAGGCAATTAAATCCACACCGTTTGCAATGGCTTCAGCCATAGCCTTGATATGCTCCCTGTGGTAATCAATTCGGTAGGTATCGTGGATAGCTCCATCTTCTTCGACCGTATCAAAGGCACCCAAGCCATTTTCTACTACCATCATTGGAATCTCATAGCGGTCATACATTTTTTCCAAATAATACTGCAAGCCCATTGGGTCATGAGCCCAACCCCAATCCGAATAGGTTAGGTAAGGATTTTTAGCACCCATTGAGAAATTCCCTGACACTTTATCCTCAACCTGATGTGTCGTCACAATAGAAGACATGTAGTAAGAGAAGGTGTACATATCAATCGTACCATCCAGCAAATCCTGCTTGTCTTGCTCAGTAATCTCTAGCTCTACACCTCGTTCTTTCCATAGACGCTTAGCATAGCTACCATAGCGACCTTTAGCCTGCACATCACTACAATAGAAAATATTTTGTTCCCACTTGTGCTGATTTTCTAAAATATCTTTCGGATCACACGTTCCAGGGTAGAACGTAATCCCGCAAATCATATTGCCAAATTTAAAATCAGGATTGATGCCATGTCCAATTTTTATCGCACGGGCAGAGGCAACAAATTGATGGTGCAAATGTTGGTAGGCATCTTGATAATCTTGATTGCTTGCTTTCTCTCCAAACATATCAAGAAACATAACGGTATTGTTGATTTCATTAAAGGTTAGCCAGTATTTGACCAAATCCTTATATTCCTTGAAAATCGTCTCTGCATATCTGACATAAAAATCAATCAACTTGCGGTTAGTCCAGCCGCCATAACGCTCTTCTAGAGCAAGTGGGGTATCAAAATGCCAAATAGAGACCAAAGGCTCAATGCCGTACTTGTGGCATTCCTCAAAAACAGAGCGGTAAAAATCAAGACCAGCTTGGTTTGGCTCTGTATCGTCACCATTTGGGAAAATCCGTGCCCACGAAATAGACAACCGGAACACACTATACCCCATTTCTGCAAAAAGCTTAATATCTTCCTTATAGCGGTGATA
This window contains:
- a CDS encoding aspartate-semialdehyde dehydrogenase — translated: MGYTVAVVGATGAVGAQMIQMLEESTLPIDKVRYLASARSAGKVLQFKGQDVTIEETTEDAFEGVDIALFSAGGSTSAKYAPYAVKAGAVVVDNTSYFRQNPDVPLVVPEVNAHALDAHKGIIACPNCSTIQMMIALEPIRQKWGLDRVIVSTYQAVSGAGMGAILETQAQLRAVLNDGVAPKDVEANILPSGGDKKHYPIGFNALPQIDVFTDNDYTYEEMKMTKETKKIMEDDSIAVSATCVRIPVLSAHSESVYIETKEVAPIDEVKAAIAAFPGAVLEDDVAHQIYPQAINAVGKRETFVGRIRRDLDAEKGIHMWVVSDNLLKGAAWNSVQIAETLHERGLVRPTQEVVFELK
- a CDS encoding cupin domain-containing protein, which produces MADLAMLRQESPFKMGDKNEAYQAVFTGQSYLDILAQAPDGQVAVANVTFEPSCRNHWHVHVDGYQILLVTGGEGWYQEEGKSARRLTAGDVIVTDKGVKHWHGATKDSWFEHIVITAGKSEFYEAVSDEEYAQLDEE
- a CDS encoding NAD(P)H-binding protein, with product MYSRIAQIVTKELLSQPRFEDVHMTLVLRKSKRLAKWANHSCVTLLEGGIEDARVMDQAMKGEAIVYVAPVDITPDSRVTSIVISSMKRYQVRHLLSSNAMGIYHEVEGEFGLANQEAIDDVFEELCQSEQLVVNSGLDYMIIHIPCLHDKHHLDHVVTGCFEPFYSQYVSRKSVADLVLNIIGNSVFGLHDSLALAEAR
- a CDS encoding ATP cone domain-containing protein, producing the protein MQVIKRDGQITEFNPDKIYQAILKAAQTVYVLTDDLRQNLAQVTKKVVLDLEDAKVERATISMIQSMVEHRLLGAGYITIAEHYISYRLQRDLERSGYGEHIAVHLHFEQIR
- the dapA gene encoding 4-hydroxy-tetrahydrodipicolinate synthase: MSLEELRKARIITALVTPFHEDGSINFKALPKLIEHLLAHHTEGLILAGTTGESPTLTHEEELELFAEVQRIVAGRVPLIAGIGTNDTRDSIEFAREVAAFGGFAAGLAVTPYYNKPTQEGLYQHYKAIADASSLPIMVYNVPGRTVAGLTVETSLRLAEHPNIIAIKDCTGVATISNLVENAPEDFLVYTGEDGEAFHAKALGAQGVISVAAHTNGDDFHAMFEALDKGDVAEAANIQRKLLPKVDALFSTTSPAPLKAVLNHQGFEVGPLRLPLVACTEEEAKAVIAAMEK
- the nmlR gene encoding stress response transcriptional regulator NmlR, with amino-acid sequence MNIKKASELSGLSSDTIRYYERIGLIPKVQRNSAGIRDFSERDLAALEFVRCFRSAGVSVESLIDYISLCQDGEEQHLAERRSILMEEREKLQKKADELLAAISRLDYKIANYEKVMVEMEGNLFKKGE
- a CDS encoding family 1 glycosylhydrolase, with amino-acid sequence MTKRFPDGFLWGGAIAANQAEGAYNVDGRGLVQTDVTTGGSVDKPRYATYIDKDGNPGKLSSMGHTAKLPEGARFAILEDEYYPNHEAVDFYHRYKEDIKLFAEMGYSVFRLSISWARIFPNGDDTEPNQAGLDFYRSVFEECHKYGIEPLVSIWHFDTPLALEERYGGWTNRKLIDFYVRYAETIFKEYKDLVKYWLTFNEINNTVMFLDMFGEKASNQDYQDAYQHLHHQFVASARAIKIGHGINPDFKFGNMICGITFYPGTCDPKDILENQHKWEQNIFYCSDVQAKGRYGSYAKRLWKERGVELEITEQDKQDLLDGTIDMYTFSYYMSSIVTTHQVEDKVSGNFSMGAKNPYLTYSDWGWAHDPMGLQYYLEKMYDRYEIPMMVVENGLGAFDTVEEDGAIHDTYRIDYHREHIKAMAEAIANGVDLIAYTTWGCIDLVSAGTGEMRKRYGFIYVDKDDAGNGTFNRTPKDSFYWYKEVIASNGEIL